In the Populus trichocarpa isolate Nisqually-1 chromosome 1, P.trichocarpa_v4.1, whole genome shotgun sequence genome, CCATTTTACTTGATCCATCTTGGCATTCTCAGGCAGCCTGAACCTTCTCAAGAACTTACCACTACTACGTTCAACACGATGCCAGGAATCATTCCTGTCTTCCATCTCCGTATTCCTCTCTCCACTAATCTGAAGCACCCTGTCATCTTCGATCTCGACTTTCACTTCCTCCTTCTTTAGGCCCGGAAGATCAGCTTTAAAGACATGGGCTTC is a window encoding:
- the LOC18095065 gene encoding 18.2 kDa class I heat shock protein, translated to MAMIPSFFNNRRGSSIIFDPFSSFEAWDPFKDFPFPSSSLIPRENSAFVSTRIDWKETPEAHVFKADLPGLKKEEVKVEIEDDRVLQISGERNTEMEDRNDSWHRVERSSGKFLRRFRLPENAKMDQVKWASYCHCA